In Drosophila miranda strain MSH22 chromosome XR, D.miranda_PacBio2.1, whole genome shotgun sequence, the genomic window TTTTTGTGGAAATATGAGAAATGCAtgccacaaacacacacgccACCAAGTGAAGATGCAACTGCAACAGAAGAGGCTCGGCTTGGGTTGGCCAGAGGGTTGTTGGAATGTGCCACGGACCAAACGAGCGCCACAATCTGCGGCAGAAATGCACTTTTCAAAAGACACAAACAGAGAGCTGGAGAAAGGAGTTGTTGTCATGGGAGTCATGCAGGACCTGGAGCAGGAGCCCGAGCTGGAGCCAAAGGCTTGCCAGAGAGATGCAATCTCAAGTGGTTATCTCTCTCTGTAGCCCTTTTGGACCTGTGGGGACGACATGGGGACCCAAAGTCAACATCAAAGTTCACGCCGACAAAGCGTTGAGAGTAAATGTTTAATGAGCGAAGCGAAGCGGACGTGCGAGGgggggcagagagagagagagaggaatgtAGTTTGTTAAGCGAAAAGCAGTAAAGGAGTAAAGCAGCCGAGGCAGGATCAGGACACACAGCGACTCCTTCAAGTCCGGGCGCAAGCCAATTaaaacaaaagccaaaaaaCAAATGCACTTCAAGGGGGGGCAGGAGGCGTGGTATGCCTTGCAGCCGGCGGAGTGTAGGTGGAGACCCGTTTGACAGTGTCAAAGGCGCGCACCCGGGAGCCCCCCACCCAGCCCCCACCCCCgtagagagcgagagagcctACCACGTGAAGTGTTTGGCAACATTGTTGGACCTTCCAGGACCCAGAGAGAGCACGCACTCCAAGCAACAGTTCTTCTTTGAAGTCAAAAGGTCTTTTGCCCATGctgcaagcagcagcagtagaacTGGAGGCTCAGTAAATTAGCTACACTTcaaccccaaccccagccCCAACCCCAAGAGCAACCCCAACCAGCCGCAGCGGGGGAGGTGGCAATATTGCATCGAAATCGGTGGTGGGGCAGGCGACATGGAATACGTATGAAAAGCTAATCAGGAAGGTGTGAAACGGGAAAGAAGAAAAGAGATTGGAGTTTATTATATTAAATGAAAGGTTGTAGGATGTTTCAGATGGAGATTTGCTTGAGGTCAATGCGATTATGTGGACTTAAAGACATTTCCTGAGAGAGGAAATTGTTAAGCTTATAAGCAATAAATGTAGATCCCTACTTCCCTACTACTCCTTCGACCAATCTTCATAGAACAATTACTACTCCCTCTCTTTTAACTGCAGAAAGTGCTCTCCTTCGAAGAACACTTCTATACAAATCTATACCCATTAGCAGTCTCTTCTTCTGACACCACTCGTGCACTATAGTGGCACTATCGTGACCCCCAATTCCGCGGGCATACACCCATATATTTTGCTCACAATTTTCCTGGCTTTTAATTATGCTCAGCtgacagcagcggcagcaacagccatGACAATGTAGTGGCTGCTGGCAGGAAGGAGGAGCAGAGCAGCAGGACAAAGCGTAGGATTAGGCTGGATGGCAGGAGGCAGGGGGCTGGAGCTTTAGGCCCCACTGGCGCCAGGCGATATGTGTGACAgccatttaatttgatttatggCAAGTGAATAGCCTTGATTAGGACGCGCTCAGCTAcaatgggagagagagagggaaaagGCCGCGGGTCAGGATGTGTGTGGATGAATTTAACTCAATTTCACATAAATCAAAAATGTAGCCAACCCAAAAAGCAGCCCCTACTCATCCCCCATCCAATGGGATGCCATTCGTTCCTACGGTCTCCGTTCCCTGTGCACCTTGGCGCTAATCGCATTTCAATTGTTGAAACGAATTGAATGAAGTGTTGAAGTTctagcacacacacacacacacacacacatgcatacatatgtacacatgtatgtgAATGGgatagatatagatttccccGATGAGCGGACAAGTTCATAAAAGTAAATCCAAAGGCAGGGCAGGCAACAATAAGCGAATTTAGGTGTCAAACAGCAGGTGGCAATGGCAGCCAACGGAAGTGCCTGACAGTCGTTCGATTGCGGGTTTGGGGTCGGTCTATGGGGACTGCTCCAGAGACAGATGATATCTTAAACATCCcgcaagcacacacacacccacagacACAATCACACATGAATACACAGCCAGGCAGCCGCCCCAAAATGTTATCAGAAACGAAAgcagagcaaaaaaaaaaataggaaCCAGAACTGTTGTACAATTTTTGACATGGGTTTTCCCCCACAAACAAAAGGGACCCCCCACACAGACATGAGGGCGGGGGGATTTTTGGGTGTTGTATAGAtaggtatatgtatatatatagaaCCTTCTTTCGATATCATTTTGGACACTGCCCGGCCccggccctggccctggcttTGGCAAACCGCAAGAACATCAACTGATGGCagataaattaaattttgcGGTTCTAAATGGGCAATCAATGAGGCGTTCCACAGTTGATACGGGGGATGGGACACAATACATCGAAGTTTGCGATACGAGCGAAGCTCTATCGGAAAACTATGTAggaataaaatttaaaaattgaacaaaacaagagCCAATAAGTTGACCTCCGCCATTGGCAGCCTCAGACTTTCGGGACAGACCAGGAACGCCCCTCGCAGACgcaaaaaaaacgaaacgaaacgaatcgAAAGGAAAGGAATCCAAAAAGTTGTTAGTGAAACTTTTGCCAAACGACTACCAATATTGACTCACCGTGAAGGAGTTTCCTCCTTTTGCACACACCACACCCCCTCCCTTTTGGGATGATTCAAGTGGTGGTGTGGATGTGAGTgggtgtgagtgtgagtgtgagtgcgTGTACAGTTGACACCTTGAAGCTGTGAAGCACCAAAGTTGTTGCTACTGTCTGGCAGTCTGGCTCTGTGTTTATTGGTATTTATTCGACTGCCGGAATGCCTAATCAAACAGTCGACAGTCGGGCATAAGTACTTGAAGGGGCTGTGCTTGAGCATACAGAATACAACTAATATTGGAAACGAAGGCAGGTCGCCGTTTTACCCGAGGATAAGCAGGGGGAAAGGTGCAAATAAAGGGCTATCCTGGGTAAGGGATCGGCTTCCCTTGGCAGATAGAGGTTAAATAAACCTTCTTCTTAAACAGATACATTTAATTCTTTAATCCGAATGCAGCAAACCTTGAAAGACAGTGAAAGAAGCGAATAAATCATAGTGTAAACATTTCTAAGAGTAAAAGTTATATCAGTCCTACCACTCGTTGCTCCATATATATGGTGCTTCCTTTTAAAGCATTCTTAATTCTCATCCTTACTCCATAGCAAACGAAATATCTCTCTTTTGTATCAAGGAGTTTTGGATCGTCGTCGTGGCCCCGATATTTTACAGGTGCCCTCTagtaaataataataatggtTATATTATATTACTTTTAGTTGGAAGCGATCATTTTGACCTGGTCATGCTGAAAAAGCCAAGGCTACGGATACAAAAGGCAGCCCACGTACTCTCACCGGCTCCGAAAAATATGTAGGATTTCGGACGGACTGTACGACGACTTCAAGACGACACAAATGTAACGAGAGTCTCGTTACGAGACCAAGCAATCGATTGTACAAACAACCACTGATGCCCTGCTTTTCACACCTTCTGTGATCTTCTTTTCCAGCGCCATTGTTCCGTTACAATTTTCACCATTTCCCCGCTTTTCACAATCACAAAGAGGCAAAAGAAGGCGGAGCCGTGCAATCCGAACCGGGATTGGAAGCTGGAACTGAAAGAGAGCAATGCATGTAAAAAATACTCGCTCATTCCTGgctctcctgctgctgctcttacTTAcctgcatatacatatgtatgttctcCATGGCTCTCCTGCTGCTCTGCCTAATTGCTCTGCTCGCTTTCTGCTCCTCGTCTTCCTCCCACTCATACTGCCAAAGAAGAGAGTGCCTTGGAGAGAGGTTTGTGTGCAGAGAGGCTTAAAGTGGGCTCTTCTTCTCTTCCTGGTTGCTCGTTTTGTCGGATCTTCTCCCTCCCGAAGtgcaaaaacaataacaacCTCTtttgtgagtgtgtgtgtgagtgagtgtgttgtctgctgctcctcgTCACCTCAAATCTTACTGCAGCTCGAgctatttatatttttaaagaTCCTAGAAATCGTAGGTGTAAGAACGGGGTACCGCTTGaaagatatacatatgtacatatgttatTAAAACTCATCAGAGATGATGAGCTTCGTTTCTGTTCCAATTGCTTAAACAGAGGCATCCCAAAAAATCACTGCGTTCGCTTCGATTGCTAAATTTGAATAGTTATCTGTTTAATATTTCCAAAAATTGACTCATTTATCGCTTAAGCGATTCCAAAAAAATTATGTATTATGTACCAAAGTCGATTATTATATTATTCGTTTTACCATTTAAACACCTCAATTAAGCGACAagtgacaaaaaaaaaagatttcTAAGATGATCTAAATAATATAATTTTGATTTAAGCTACTTATGAAATTCTCTGAAGCTAAAGAATGTGTGgttatatttttgtttaaggGGTTAAAGTCGAATGTTGAAATGCTAATCCTTCTGGATATTACGGATTGGAAAATCCTCCAAATTATTTTGCGGAATGAGGCACATCTTCATATCGCTGGCCAAATGGAACGCCGCATTCAAGGCGGCCATGGGCGATGGCTGCCTTTTCGGCCGGCATCAGAAATTCGGCAGCCCCGGCGTACGTTTCCTTCTTTGGTCCGGCAGAGGAGGGTATCGATGCCTTACCGACACGTTTGAGGGAATTTTTCTCGATCACAGACTTGCAGCAATCCTGTAGACTCTTCACCGTCATTTCGGTGGCCTGTAAAAAATTATATCTTAGAAACGCTTTGGAATGGTTGGTCGTTCAAAGACCCACCTGCTTTTTTGGACCCCCAATTTCGGCGGCTGTCGCCACGATTGAATGCACATTCATCTTATCCATGGTACTTGTTTAATGCAActttaaattaaatacaaataaataataattatcaGAATGAGTGCAATTTCCATTGTCAGTCGTTTTATTGGCCATTTTTCACAGGCTCAGTATGGTCACACTGTTCCTTTTTTAGGGAACAGCTGATTCGCGAATGTGCGGAATGTTCCAGACGGACTCGACTATTAAGCCGCATACACGTGTGGGTCAATGGCCTAACAGATCAACGTAAAAAAAATGGTTCAAGGCAACTTTTACATGCAAAAAGCAGCACCATACAAATTCTATATCAAAGGGTTCGCTTCTTCCGAGCCTCAATCGGAGGAGCCATGCCGCAGGAGGAAATACACATATTTATTAATTAACCATTATATCCGTTGGACTGGTCTGGACTGCCTTCTGACTGATGACTGAGGATGATGCTGCTTCTGGGGAGGCTGTAGCCTGTAGCCTGTAGCCTGTAGCCGACTGCTAGCCCATTGATGATAAATGGCTGTCTGAAGTGCAATTTGCATGCGAGTCGAACAAAAAGGCGAGCAGGAGCAGCCAGGGGGGGTATAGAAAATCAGCGGCCAGCACTGATGCCATTGAGAGGCGGACACAAAACATCAGCGGCAGTACGGGATGGCGGGATGGCCAACCTGTCCGTTGATGAGCATCATTATGCCAAAGTGCGGAAAGGAAGCACTGCCTGGGACATGACATGGCTGTCCGTCGGATCACCGGGCCCGGTCCCGGCCCTGAAGAGTTGACAATTATGACAGGCGCTGGGCAGACAGTCGACATGCGCCGACTCTTCTCttctgctgatgctgatgatgtttCTGTTGCTGGAATTAACGccattttaattgaattttaatatttcaCTCACGACTCCACAGACGGAAGTGGCAGTgcggctgctggctgctggctgatGGCTGCCACAAGGGCCACGTTCTGGGTGGGACAAAACCGCAAGTAAAATGCGAGGAGTAGGCAGACCAGCAATAACTGCCCAATGAAATAGCCATTATGGAAATCTGTTGCCACTTTTGGTCCCCACAATGGATAATGACGTATTAAATTTTCGGATCTGCACACGACACACGGAGCCACGGACACACGACACTAAAAACCTTACAATTGCCTGGCAAAATGTGTTTAATGAAGAGCTAAATAATTATATTACTCAACATAATTATccagatatgtacatatgtatttgtcTGTGTGTTGGTGTCTCCGTCAAGAATTTTCTGGCCACAGCAAATCTGAAAAATACTCGAAAACTACTTACCCCAATATATTTGCACGGTGCCGTGAGCAAAACTTGAACAAATTGCACTTTTTCACTCAAAGAATATTCGGGAACCTCTGCAAAATAATTAACAACTTTTTATCACACAAATTTTCGCAAAGCTGCCAGCCTTCTATAACCAGAACGATTTCGATCAAACTATCAGTAAGACTATCGTTAATCAGTAACGAAAATAGTGTCTTATGACATTAGACTGGCTAAATCCCGCGCTCTAACTCCGGTTTGTTCTCTCGGTGAGAGTGAGAGACATAAATGCTGAGAGCCTCTGCTTCTCTGCGCCATAAATGATCGAATGTTACACTTTTTCGATCCAATTTTGCTTCCTTTTGGAGGCCTGTCTGGAGGTTGGTTTCACGCTTTTCAATTCAAGCTTAGTGGCCGTAACCTAACTGCCATCTCTGTAGTGCTAGAAAATGTGCAAGCAGTGCTGATTCCGTGTGCTGGTAAACAACAAATTTCTGCGCTCTCGATTTGCTCTATTCTGTGCCTTTCTGCGCAAATTTTCCTATTAAAACCAAAAAATGAATGCTGGACGCAAGGATCAAGAGCAAGCTCAAGCGGTAAGCCAGAAGAATAGCAGCACACATATGTTTAATCATTATCTAATTGTTTTCCATGGCAGGCCGCTGCCCAGTCCGGTCAGAGGCCATCACGACCACCCACTTTCGATCAGCGCATGCAGGCAGTGGAGGAGGGAATCAAAGAACTGGCTGAAATGATCGAGGATTACAAGAGATGTTACGGATCGACTGAACCCAAACCGCAAGCCAAGAAGCCGAAGCGCAAAGCAGCGACTGCACCAGCGAGTGCACCTGTGAATGCGCCAGCGAATACTCTGGGAAAAAAAGCAACGAATGCAAACGGCAAGGAGCCCCGAGTGAAGAAACCAACGAGCACCCAATCCATGGCACCGACTAGCTACCAAACCATGGTACAGCCAAAAATCGAAGCCTCACTGGCAATGAAGAATCCACCAACCATCAAAGCCATTGAGAAGATGTGCCAGGCGAAGCACCAGGTGCCACCAAAGAAGATCAAATTAAGCTCCCAATCTGAGGCACCATTGAAGAtcgaactggaactggaaagCTCAGAGGCAGAATCCGTGGAATCGACTAGCACCCAGGCTATGGCACCAAAGAAGATCAAAGGAAGCTCCCAATCTGAGACACCATTGAAGATCAAACTGGAACTGGAAAGCTCAGAGGCAGAATCCGTGGAATCGACTAGCACCCAGGCTATGGCACCAAAGAAGATCAAAGGAAGCTCCCAATCTGAGGCATCATTGAAGATCAAACTGGAACTGGAAAGCTCAGAGGCAGAATCCGTGGAATCGactttttctttttattaGACACTATGAAAGTGTGATGAGGATGGTCCTCTTCCAATCGAAAACTAGAGACCTGATAAAGACTATTAGTTCTATAAATTAAGTAAGACCTTCAATCATTTCTATGTGCTCATTTTTCCACATGAAGACACTAAATTAATTTCTATAATTTCCAGAAAAAACACACCCAGTCTTAGATATACTTACATATTTACATATCAACCAAAACCTATTTTCAAACTAATTTGTTAACGAACTTAATCTTTTTCTAAATATAACTATGTTGAAGCGCATACATTTTATGAAATTGTTGTGCCAAGAATTCCCATGTGGATGCATAGAATCATCCGCAGGTTCAACATTGAAAtggtgtatacatatatataggcAGGGAGCTGTACGACTACATGATCAAATATTTTGTTACGACCAACAATTTCCGAGTGGCTGCACAGAGCCACCCAGTGGCCAAATATTAAATGGCATTGTGACAAAACGCAACGACAACTGCCGGCTACTGAAACTGTCAACTATCGATGGAggttggtggtggtggtggtgctgcttgatgatgatgacgtgTTTGGGAGACGGAAGAGAGCCCAGAGGACCCATGGAAGGACCCCGCTTGCAATCAGATTCAGAGCCAAACTGCAGTTGACAATTTCTTCGTGTAACATGCAAATTTCAACGAATTTCAATCACAATTTCGCCCGCTTTCCCCGACTCGCTTTCTGTGCGCACAGAGTGCGTATGAGCAATGaaaaagtaattaaatttaaCAGAACTCGACGAGTGAGAAGCACTGCGGGCGAGTCCTGCCCAGGGCCCAGGGCCCAGGGCCCAGGCTAGTTAGACAgcgctcacacacacacccacacaccaaAAAAGAAAAGCGATTGGGGGAAAACTGTCATTATTAACGCATTGAAAGCCGTGGCCTGACAGCTGGTGTTCGTTCCCCCCTtcgaaaaaaaacgaaagagaaTCGGAATAGGGTGTGTAGGGGGGTAGGGGGTGGTAGGTGGCATGTTGACACTTTGCCGAGGACCAAATGACATTTATTGAAATTTCATCATTAAAAGCTGGCACCAGGAAAGAGTCGAGTGTCGTCGATGGGGAAGCCAAACTGTTTGTCAACTTTGCTGCTTGTCGAACTTATTTAAATTCGAATTGTGACACGTGCAGAGAGGGTACACCCGGggtggagctggagctggagcacATACTAGATTGTCATATCACCCATCATCATCAGAGATGGTTATCGGTAGAGGCGTTGGTTGGGCACAACCCTTCGTTGGCCTCTTCAATCGGGGAAAAATCACTCTTTTTGGCATCGCAAACAACAATTCAGTGAACAGAAAAATATCCCCAAGGAATAGATCAAGCATTTTTGTTCGCCCTTATTTTTGCATAATTTGCATGGAAAAAGTTTTCAAGTTATGCGTAAGGTGACAGAAAACATcataatcatcatcatcccCTCAATGGAGAATGATATGTGAGTTTATAATTTGAATGTAATATGCTTTAGGGCAAATTGGGGgctggggtctggggtctgggctTGGATCCATATATAATGCGATAGGAATACATATTTGCATGAGGGTCGATGGCAAAGTTACAGAAAGAAAGTTAGGGAATGAGGATATATTGAATCAGGGGTACATCTAAATTTTcgttcgatttcgatttcttGGGACCGACTTTTGTGGTCGAATTTTAAGGACCGAAAAGTAAGTCTTTTGTGTGCCTCGCCAAAGCTGTTAGTAATACAAAAATAAGGTTAGATCCACCTCCTCTTGCCCTACCTGCCACTTTTGACAGGTGCAAGGCGTTAGTATTTCGGAAAACTGTAAAATCATTCGAAAATTCTGAGAGACGACGTATATGCTCTAAATATACAGATAATAGCACGTAAGTTTTGTGATAGCTTTAGCCGCATTCAAGGGCTTGAAAAGTAAAAGACTGGCGTCCCTCAGGCACCTCTCTAAAATGAGCGAACAGGAAGCAAACGAAGCCCAACAGATGGCGACTGGTGGCGACAGCCCTGAAGAACCATTGAACTGCGTGATTCTGCTGAATAGTTTTCTCACCTCCAATTCGACAATAACTCTCAGCGAGTTCCGCAAGAATGGCATCCACGATGGCTACAAGTACGTCCCAAAGGCTGACGATGTCGTGCCGCCCTATTGTATGGTGCATTATTTGGCCGAGAAGAACATGAACCTGGCCGTGATAAACGATGTTAAACTCTTTTTGGAAAAGAATCCAGAGATTGATATTGAATCGACCAAGTAGGATGCCGACGTGGCCGATGCGGAGCCCGATTCTTTAGAGCACTGATCCCTGTTCAAAcaagaaaaataaatgtaGAAAAGCCCAATAAAATTGGAATTAGAATCAATTGCCCACCAGTGGCCCCCTGACTTTGACACTTAAGcgttgtgtttgtgtttctgTTTGCATCCCCCGAAGaccccgaggcatagcccacAAAGCCACCCCCATTAACATTCCCTTGGAATCTTTATCCATCTACTCCCCACCCTTCTGTCACTTCTTC contains:
- the LOC108153749 gene encoding uncharacterized protein LOC108153749; amino-acid sequence: MDKMNVHSIVATAAEIGGPKKQATEMTVKSLQDCCKSVIEKNSLKRVGKASIPSSAGPKKETYAGAAEFLMPAEKAAIAHGRLECGVPFGQRYEDVPHSAK
- the LOC108153748 gene encoding protein IWS1 homolog, coding for MNAGRKDQEQAQAAAAQSGQRPSRPPTFDQRMQAVEEGIKELAEMIEDYKRCYGSTEPKPQAKKPKRKAATAPASAPVNAPANTLGKKATNANGKEPRVKKPTSTQSMAPTSYQTMVQPKIEASLAMKNPPTIKAIEKMCQAKHQVPPKKIKLSSQSEAPLKIELELESSEAESVESTSTQAMAPKKIKGSSQSETPLKIKLELESSEAESVESTSTQAMAPKKIKGSSQSEASLKIKLELESSEAESVESTFSFY
- the LOC108150867 gene encoding uncharacterized protein LOC108150867, which translates into the protein MSEQEANEAQQMATGGDSPEEPLNCVILLNSFLTSNSTITLSEFRKNGIHDGYKYVPKADDVVPPYCMVHYLAEKNMNLAVINDVKLFLEKNPEIDIESTK